ACATCCAGGCCACGACGGACTTCGTGCAGTACGTGCGCGACGTGACGATGAACCAGCCGTATCTCGTGCTCATCGAGCGGCAGGACGGACAGTCGTTCGAGGGCGGCGCGCCTGCCGCCGATACCCCGCGCGCGTCTCTGCCGGAGCTCGACTCACTGCCGTTGTTGGGCCCGCCCTGAGCCGTGACGCTCCGCCTGCTGAGCTACAACATCCGGTACGGCGGCACCGGCCGCGAGGACGCGCTCGCCGCGGTCATCCGCGACGCGGCGGCGGACGTCGTCGTGCTGCAGGAGGCGACGGATCCGCGCGTCGTCGCACGCCTGGCCGAGGTGACCCACATGCCGTACTCGGCGTCGCGGCCCGGCTACTCCACCGGCTTCCTGAGCCGCACGCCGCTCGCCGGACACGCGTGGTACCACCCGCGCGGCGCGCGGCACGCGTTCATCGAGCTCGTGCTGCCGGGCGACGTCGGACGCGTGTACGGGCTGCACCTCAACGCGTGGTTCTCGAAGTGGAGCGAGCGCCGCCGCGTGCACGAGATCCGCGCGCTGCTGCACTCCATCCGCGAGCATCAGCACGGCTTCCACGTCATCGCCGGCGACTTCAACGCGCTCGCGCCGGGCGCACCACTGAACGCCGCGAAGCTGCCGCGCTGGATCCAGGCGATGGTGTGGATGAGCGGCCGCGACATCGCGCGCGACACGATCGGGGTAATGCTCCAGGCGAGCTACGTCGACGCGTACCGCGTGCTGCACCCGCACGACGACGGGTACACGTTCCCCACCTGGGATCCGCACACGCGGTTCGACTACCTGTTCACCCCCGAGCGCTACGCGCCACGTCTGCGGCGCTGCGACGTGCTGCTCGACGTCGCGCACGGGAAGGCGGCGTCCGACCACTTCCCGCTGGTCACCGACCTCGATCTCGACGTCTGACGACGGCGCGCCACGCCCGCCACGCGAACAGCACCGCGAACACGAGCGCCCACGCGAGCGGGTCCGACTTGTCCTTCTTCTGACTCCACCAGAAGTGGACGAGGCCTAACGCGACGACGGCGTACACCGCCGCGTGCAGCCGGTCCCACCGCTTGCCGCCGAGTCGGCGGATCCATCCGGTGGTGCTCGTGACGGCGAGCGGCAGGAGCAGCAGCCACGCCGTGAAGCCGACGACGAGATAGGGGCGCTTCACGATCTCGTGCGCCACCTCGCCGAGGTCGAGCTCGAGGTCGAGCACCGCGTACGTGGTCAGGTGCGTGCACGCGTAGCCGAACGCGAGCAGCCCGAGGATGCGCCGGTAGCGCGCGAGCCAGTTCCATCCCGTGAGCTGCCGCAGCGGCGTGACGGCGAGCGTCGCGGCGAGGAAGCGGATGGTCCAGTCGCCGGTCGCGTGCTCGAGGCCCTTCACCGGCTCACGTCCGAGCGTGTGCGGCTCGCCGTTCCACGCCCGCCAGAGCTGCCACGCGAGCCACAGCGCGGGGAGCGCGCCGAGGAGCCACACGACGAGTCGCGCTCGACGCGTGCCGAGGAAGCTGCCTAACGATCCGGAGCGCACGCGGAGCCGCGGAGGACGCGGAGGACCGCCGCTCCTGCCGTTCTCCGCGCCCTCCGCGGCTCCGCGTGCGACGTCGACGCTCGGAGAGCGAGCGGTCACTCAGAAGTTCCGCCGCAGATCCATGCCGGCGTACAGCGACGCGACCTGCGCCGCGTAGCCGTTGAACGGCAGCGTGGCGCGCCGCCCGAACTCGCCGACGCGGCGCTCCTTCGCCTGCGACCAGCGCGGGTGGTCGACCTCGGGGTTCACGTTCGCGTAGAACCCGTACTCGTCGGGCGCCGCGACGTTCCAGGTGGTGCTCGGCTGCTTGTCCGTCAGGCGGATCTTCACGATCGACTTCGCGCCCTTGAACCCGTACTTCCACGGGATGACGAGGCGGAGCGGCGCGCCGTTCTGGTTCGGCAGCGTCTTGCCGTACATGCCGGTGACGAGGAGCGTGAGCGGGTGCATCGCCTCGTCCATCCGTAGCGCCTCGACGTAGGGCCACGGGAGCACGCCGCTGCGCTGCCCGGGCATCTGCTTCGGGTCGAACAGCGTGGTGAACTCCACGTACTTCGCCGACGGCAGCGGCTCGAGCTTGCGCAGCACGTCGGCGAGCGGCACGCCGAGCCACGGGATCACCATCGACCACGCCTCGACGCACCGGTGGCGATAGACACGCTCCTGCGGCGCGAGCCCCTTCAGCAGGTCGTCGAACGCCCACGTCGCGGGGCGCTTCACCATCCCCTCGACGGCGACGGACCACGGCCGCGTGCGGAGCGAGCCCGCGTTCGCCTTCGGGTCCTCCTTGTCGGTGCCGAACTCGTAGTAGTTGTTGTAGCCCGTCGCGTCGTCGTACTTCGTGACCTCGTCGCGCGACGCCGGCTGATCCTCGAGCTGCGCGGCGTCGGCCTCGCGCGTGCCGCGATCGCAGCCCAGCAGCGCGCCGGCGCCGATGAACCCCGCGGCGGCGATGAACCGCCGGCGGTCGACGTAGAGAGACTCCGGGGTGATCTCGGACGACGGGATGTCGTCGGGGCGCCTGATCAGCATGACCGAATTCTAACGGGTGGGCGCGGCGGTGCGCCGTTCACGACTCCACGTACGAATCTCGTGGGGGACTGAAGAAGGACTGAAGAGAGACTGAAGAAGGAGAACTCCAACGGTGTTGTTGGTCCTTCTTCAGTCCTCCTTCAGTCCTTCTTCAGTCCTCCAGAAACGCGTACGTGGAGTCTAGCCCGGCATCACGGCCGAGCGTCGTCCGCGCGCCGGTAGTGCACGTTCCGCTCGATCTCGTCGGCACGGCGCTCCGCCGGCGTCTCGCGGGCGTCGTCCACCCACGGGCGGCGCGAGACGATGCGCTCGTCGCGATCGATGCGATCGGCGCGCTCCTCTTCCTCGAGCGTCCCGTAGCTGTGCCGCGGGTAGTTCGGCGAGTCGTAGCGGACGCCGCCGACCGGCGCCTTCTCGTCAACCGTGGCGCCCTCGTCGATGCGCACGCGGGCATCGAGCTCGCGCGGATCGATCTCGCGCTCGGCGAGCATCGGATCCTCCACCGGCTCGTCGCCGAGCCGCGCGCCGCGCCGTTCGGCGTCGCGCAGCTCGCGCTCGCGGCGCGCCGCGTCCGCCTCGACGGCGTTCGCGAGCTGCGCATCGCGGTTCACGTCGCGCCGGCCATCGCGCGGCAGGTCGGCGAGCTCGCGGTTGATCGTCTTCCCCTCGTCGGACACCGCGTGCGCGCCGCCGACGGCGGCCGCGCCCATCGCCGCGCCGCCCGTCGCGCCGAGCGACGTGGACTCGTCGAGCAGGCGACGCGGCGTGCCGCGCGTGTCGCGCACATCGCGCTCGTCGCGCGGCTCCACGACGTCGCTGTGCAGGTCACCGCCGCGCGAGCCGAAGCGCAGCTCGTCGTCGCCGCGGCGCAGGCGGTACTCGCGGTCGCGCTCGTAGCCGCGATCGCCGTAGGCGCGCACGTACTCGTCGTTGAACCGCGACATGTCGGCGTCGCTCAGCGCGCCCTCGCGCGGGAGCGCGGGGAGCGTGTCGGCCGCGCCGAGCTCGCGCGCGTCGACGACGACGCGCTTCGTGCCGCGGTCGATCCACGCCGCGCGCAGCGGGGCGAGCGTGTGCCGATCGTCGCGCTTCAGGTCGACGTCGAGCATCACGACCTCGCCCGCCTCGGTGTCGACGAGCAGGTCGTGCACCACCCCGAGCTCGCGCCCCGTCGACGCGAACACCGACCAGCCGCGAATGTCGGGCTCTCCGTCGGCCACCTTCCACTTCAGATCCCGCAGCGGGCGCAGCTCGCGCGCGCGGCGCGGGTCGGGCCCGACGTTGGCCTCGTCGCGCAGGCCGCGCGACTCCTCGGCTCGTGCCATGGCGTCTCCTCCGATTCAGGACGTGCGGTTGTAATACATGAAGTACCAGGCCACGGCCGCGGCCACGATGAGCAGCAGGAGCACCCAGAGCCACGCCAGGCTCCGCCGCTTCGGTTCGACGCGGATCTCCGCCATCGGTCCCCTCT
This DNA window, taken from Gemmatirosa kalamazoonensis, encodes the following:
- a CDS encoding endonuclease/exonuclease/phosphatase family protein; protein product: MTLRLLSYNIRYGGTGREDALAAVIRDAAADVVVLQEATDPRVVARLAEVTHMPYSASRPGYSTGFLSRTPLAGHAWYHPRGARHAFIELVLPGDVGRVYGLHLNAWFSKWSERRRVHEIRALLHSIREHQHGFHVIAGDFNALAPGAPLNAAKLPRWIQAMVWMSGRDIARDTIGVMLQASYVDAYRVLHPHDDGYTFPTWDPHTRFDYLFTPERYAPRLRRCDVLLDVAHGKAASDHFPLVTDLDLDV
- a CDS encoding sulfite oxidase heme-binding subunit YedZ, which translates into the protein MRSGSLGSFLGTRRARLVVWLLGALPALWLAWQLWRAWNGEPHTLGREPVKGLEHATGDWTIRFLAATLAVTPLRQLTGWNWLARYRRILGLLAFGYACTHLTTYAVLDLELDLGEVAHEIVKRPYLVVGFTAWLLLLPLAVTSTTGWIRRLGGKRWDRLHAAVYAVVALGLVHFWWSQKKDKSDPLAWALVFAVLFAWRAWRAVVRRRDRGR
- the msrP gene encoding protein-methionine-sulfoxide reductase catalytic subunit MsrP, with protein sequence MLIRRPDDIPSSEITPESLYVDRRRFIAAAGFIGAGALLGCDRGTREADAAQLEDQPASRDEVTKYDDATGYNNYYEFGTDKEDPKANAGSLRTRPWSVAVEGMVKRPATWAFDDLLKGLAPQERVYRHRCVEAWSMVIPWLGVPLADVLRKLEPLPSAKYVEFTTLFDPKQMPGQRSGVLPWPYVEALRMDEAMHPLTLLVTGMYGKTLPNQNGAPLRLVIPWKYGFKGAKSIVKIRLTDKQPSTTWNVAAPDEYGFYANVNPEVDHPRWSQAKERRVGEFGRRATLPFNGYAAQVASLYAGMDLRRNF
- a CDS encoding PRC-barrel domain-containing protein, giving the protein MARAEESRGLRDEANVGPDPRRARELRPLRDLKWKVADGEPDIRGWSVFASTGRELGVVHDLLVDTEAGEVVMLDVDLKRDDRHTLAPLRAAWIDRGTKRVVVDARELGAADTLPALPREGALSDADMSRFNDEYVRAYGDRGYERDREYRLRRGDDELRFGSRGGDLHSDVVEPRDERDVRDTRGTPRRLLDESTSLGATGGAAMGAAAVGGAHAVSDEGKTINRELADLPRDGRRDVNRDAQLANAVEADAARRERELRDAERRGARLGDEPVEDPMLAEREIDPRELDARVRIDEGATVDEKAPVGGVRYDSPNYPRHSYGTLEEEERADRIDRDERIVSRRPWVDDARETPAERRADEIERNVHYRRADDARP